In a single window of the Gossypium hirsutum isolate 1008001.06 chromosome D02, Gossypium_hirsutum_v2.1, whole genome shotgun sequence genome:
- the LOC107909869 gene encoding plasmodesmata-located protein 6 isoform X2 has protein sequence MALPTKRASFFPFLLLLLLVTISIFLVTPSNSATDTFVFGGCSQLKFISGSPYEYNVNSILTSLVNSAMFTSYNNFTISASQDTVYGLFQCRGDLENGDCGRCVAKAVSQLGTLCLDSTGGGLQLEGCFVKYDNATFLGVEDKSVVVKRCGPLISTDSDALARRDTVLDFLGASDGTYKPFRVAESGDLRGVAQCVGDLSPTECQDCLSEAIGRLKTDCGASKWGDMYLAKCYARYSQGGDHSHGGDDNDDDEIAKTLAILIGLIAGIALIIVFVSALSKACEKDSKGG, from the exons ATGGCTTTACCTACGAAAAGGGCCtcgtttttcccttttcttcttcttcttcttctcgtTACGATATCAATATTCTTGGTTACCCCATCAAACTCAGCCACTGATACCTTCGTTTTCGGTGGGTGTTCCCAGCTCAAGTTCATTTCAGGCTCCCCTTATGAATATAACGTCAACTCCATCCTCACTTCCCTAGTCAACTCAGCCATGTTCACCTCTTACAACAACTTCACCATCTCAGCCTCTCAGGACACCGTCTACGGCCTCTTCCAGTGCCGCGGCGACCTCGAAAACGGTGACTGTGGCCGCTGTGTTGCTAAAGCGGTGAGTCAACTCGGCACTCTTTGCCTTGACTCCACGGGTGGCGGGTTGCAACTCGAAGGGTGTTTCGTTAAATACGATAACGCAACGTTCTTGGGCGTGGAGGACAAGAGTGTGGTGGTGAAAAGATGTGGGCCGTTGATCTCGACTGACTCCGACGCGTTGGCTCGGCGTGATACGGTGTTGGATTTCTTGGGAGCGAGTGACGGGACATACAAGCCGTTTCGGGTTGCCGAGTCAGGGGATTTACGAGGTGTGGCACAGTGTGTAGGGGATTTGAGTCCGACCGAGTGCCAAGATTGCTTATCAGAGGCAATCGGACGGCTCAAAACAGACTGTGGGGCATCCAAGTGGGGTGACATGTATTTGGCTAAGTGCTACGCCCGCTACTCCCAAGGCGGAGACCACTCCCACGGCGGAGACG ATAACGATGATGATGAGATTGCAAAGACATTAGCAATTCTAATTGGACTCATTGCTGGAATTGCCTTGATCATAGTATTTGTATCAGCCTTGTCTAAAGCGTGTGAAAAAGATAGCAAAg GTGGTTAA
- the LOC107909869 gene encoding plasmodesmata-located protein 6 isoform X1 codes for MALPTKRASFFPFLLLLLLVTISIFLVTPSNSATDTFVFGGCSQLKFISGSPYEYNVNSILTSLVNSAMFTSYNNFTISASQDTVYGLFQCRGDLENGDCGRCVAKAVSQLGTLCLDSTGGGLQLEGCFVKYDNATFLGVEDKSVVVKRCGPLISTDSDALARRDTVLDFLGASDGTYKPFRVAESGDLRGVAQCVGDLSPTECQDCLSEAIGRLKTDCGASKWGDMYLAKCYARYSQGGDHSHGGDDTDNDDDEIAKTLAILIGLIAGIALIIVFVSALSKACEKDSKGG; via the exons ATGGCTTTACCTACGAAAAGGGCCtcgtttttcccttttcttcttcttcttcttctcgtTACGATATCAATATTCTTGGTTACCCCATCAAACTCAGCCACTGATACCTTCGTTTTCGGTGGGTGTTCCCAGCTCAAGTTCATTTCAGGCTCCCCTTATGAATATAACGTCAACTCCATCCTCACTTCCCTAGTCAACTCAGCCATGTTCACCTCTTACAACAACTTCACCATCTCAGCCTCTCAGGACACCGTCTACGGCCTCTTCCAGTGCCGCGGCGACCTCGAAAACGGTGACTGTGGCCGCTGTGTTGCTAAAGCGGTGAGTCAACTCGGCACTCTTTGCCTTGACTCCACGGGTGGCGGGTTGCAACTCGAAGGGTGTTTCGTTAAATACGATAACGCAACGTTCTTGGGCGTGGAGGACAAGAGTGTGGTGGTGAAAAGATGTGGGCCGTTGATCTCGACTGACTCCGACGCGTTGGCTCGGCGTGATACGGTGTTGGATTTCTTGGGAGCGAGTGACGGGACATACAAGCCGTTTCGGGTTGCCGAGTCAGGGGATTTACGAGGTGTGGCACAGTGTGTAGGGGATTTGAGTCCGACCGAGTGCCAAGATTGCTTATCAGAGGCAATCGGACGGCTCAAAACAGACTGTGGGGCATCCAAGTGGGGTGACATGTATTTGGCTAAGTGCTACGCCCGCTACTCCCAAGGCGGAGACCACTCCCACGGCGGAGACG ATACAGATAACGATGATGATGAGATTGCAAAGACATTAGCAATTCTAATTGGACTCATTGCTGGAATTGCCTTGATCATAGTATTTGTATCAGCCTTGTCTAAAGCGTGTGAAAAAGATAGCAAAg GTGGTTAA